In Mytilus trossulus isolate FHL-02 unplaced genomic scaffold, PNRI_Mtr1.1.1.hap1 h1tg000128l__unscaffolded, whole genome shotgun sequence, one DNA window encodes the following:
- the LOC134700201 gene encoding uncharacterized protein LOC134700201 has translation MTSTAHLNNQQLKKRNKWMFKLHVLTNELLDWASRVYSMYSKGQAHKPEYLEQIFIQLNADMIGHLRKKLEAEGYSVWNAITYRHHQQFVDDLAFNNRKMKEDIAFREQDSDAKQTQINNLLTQLKEEQRQRVREVSQTKGELESQVEALKDDVARLKKEKDGLLNRYIIETNTTQRYSNKVEKLENEVEELGSNLEVVMNRYPPVSSRSREAVTREMLLETRIARLQKENDTLLNRLTEAETKNIRHGFPELEPYVDMKEEQGPLFPQRLNSLYVDDWTNAYEVVKNVYGERKSIVVLLEWLETCQKMGRDLFDEQKEMLKCETVGFLRKYQKNERKDLALPVSKNGVVHIKDFQRKMAADTIPAFKEVCRLNTIKSIRFKGRNAALDYINKCAELCWMMNFEDPPVGMDFEFKEGGKINPNRFTTYFKKGKLIDYLVWPVLMSLSDNTLLTKGIVQSK, from the exons atgacatCTACAGCACATTTAA ATAATCAGCAACTTAAGAAGCGGAATAAATGGATGTTTAAATTGCATGTTTTGACGAATGAACTATTAGATTGGGCAAGTCGTGTATACTCCATGTACAGTAAAGGACAGGCTCACAAACCTGAATACCTAGAACAGatctttattcaattaaatGCTGATATGATTGGTCATTTGAGGAAGAAGTTG GAAGCCGAGGGTTATTCTGTTTGGAATGCAATAACATATCGCCATCACCAACAGTTTGTAGATGATTTAGCCTTTAACAacagaaaaatgaaagaagacatAGCGTTCAGAGAGCAAGATAGTGATGCTAAACAG ACACAGATTAACAACCTACTTACTCAGCTGAAAGAGGAACAAAGACAAAG AGTTAGGGAAGTATCACAAACAAAGGGTGAACTCGAATCACAGGTAGAGGCTCTAAAGGATGATGTTGCTcgtttgaaaaaggaaaaagatgGTCTCCTCAATAG ATATATAATTGAAACTAACACAACTCAAAGATACAGTAACAAAGTAGAAAAGCTTGAAAATGAAGTCGAGGAATTGGGTTCTAATTTAGAAGTAGTAATGAATAG ATATCCGCCAGTATCAAGTAGAAGTCGAGAAGCTGTTACCAGAGAAATGTTGTTGGAAACTCGTATAGCAAGGCTTCAGAAAGAAAATGATACCTTGCTTAACAG ATTAACCGAGGCGGAGACGAAGAATATTAGACATGGTTTCCCAGAACTTGAACCCTATGTCGACATGAAGGAAGAGCAGGGTCCATTGTTCCCTCAACGATTGAACTCCTTATATGTTGATGATTGGACTAACGCATATGAAGTTGTGAAAAATGTTTATGGTGAAAGAAAAAGTATTGTTGTCTTGTTGGAATGGTTAGAG ACTTGCCAGAAAATGGGCCGTGATCTCTTTGATGAACAGAAAGAAATGCTTAAATGTGAAACTGTAGGTTTCCTgagaaaataccaaaaa aATGAGAGAAAAGATCTTGCATTACCTGTATCTAAAAACGGTGTTGTCCACATTAAAGATTTTCAAAGAAAGATGGCAGCTGATACTATTCCTGCTTTTAAAGAG GTCTGTAGACTGAACACTATTAAAAGTATAAGATTCAAAGGTAGAAACGCTGCCCTGGATTACATCAACAAGTGTGCTGAACTGTGTTGGATGATGAACTTTGAAGACCCTCCAGTTGGCATGGATTTTGAATTCAAAGAAGGCGGGAAAATTAACCCAAACCGATTTACCACTTATTTTAAGAAAGGAAAATTGATTGACTATTTGGTGTGGCCTGTGCTCATGTCTTTGTCTGACAATACACTTTTAACAAAAGGCATCGTTCAAAGTAAATAG
- the LOC134700237 gene encoding uncharacterized protein LOC134700237: protein MAHSVKLLENLENEITKRRLMEDEIYQLKHEVRELKSPVDSVQSSPRSFRSIQLQLSPRSTENETPRQTRNSCFTNLNNLSNRQDCRVFRSMMSPFSDSQLIQISPRGRKEEVRKQLHIALSPEVKDTMFDPKPTTIAKDFKALFDNEWTKLYADMRRFYSEQYVVDLLLSWLKDCYLTCIAISEEQRESIREDAMKCFGRYTNASLSLSLPNSCTNNIKEFQGRIASEAIPFIMKVCVRRLLSGEKNAEYPLVYIKKCAELCWLMCTQSPPMVLNMDVSNGEIINRKLFTSLVPRGEMVDYLAWPAVMRYARGNMLQRGVVKTV from the exons ATGGCACATTCTGTCAAACTTCTG GAAAATCTAGAAAATGAAATCACCAAGCGACGTCTGATGGAAGATGAAATCTATCAGCTTAAGCACGAAGTGAGAGAATTGAAATCCCCAGTAGATTCAGTACA AAGTTCACCTCGTAGTTTCCGATCCATACAATTACAACTTTCCCCAAGAAGTACAGAAAATGAAACACCAAGACAAACCCGCAACAGTtgctttacaaatttaaataatctgtCCAATAGACAAGACTGTCGAGTCTTCCGTTCAATGATGTCCCCATTCAGTGACAGTCAACTGATTCAAATTTCTCCAAGAGG AAGAAAAGAAGAAGTTAGAAAGCAACTTCATATCGCTTTGTCACCGGAAGTGAAGGACACCATGTTTGATCCTAAGCCGACTACAATAGCAAAGGATTTTAAAGCACTGTTTGATAATGAATGGACAAAGCTATACGCGGACATGAGAAGATTCTACTCTGAACAATATGTTGTTGATTTGCTATTATCATGGCTGAAG GATTGTTATTTAACATGTATTGCAATATCAGAAGAACAAAGAGAGAGCATACGAGAAGATGCCATGAAGTGTTTTGGAAGATACACCaat GCATCTCTTTCGTTATCGTTACCGAATTCTTGTACCAATAACATCAAGGAATTCCAAGGTAGAATAGCATCAGAGGCAATACCGTTCATCATGAAG GTTTGTGTCAGAAGATTGTTGAGTGGTGAAAAAAATGCTGAGTACCCATTagtttatattaagaaatgcGCTGAACTCTGTTGGTTAATGTGTACACAAAGTCCGCCAATGGTTCTGAATATGGACGTATCTAACGGCGAGattataaacaggaaattgttCACATCTTTAGTGCCCAGGGGTGAGATGGTTGATTATCTTGCATGGCCAGCTGTTATGCGGTATGCAAGAGGAAATATGCTCCAACGTGGAGTAGTGAAAACTGTGTAg